The following are from one region of the Salvia hispanica cultivar TCC Black 2014 chromosome 1, UniMelb_Shisp_WGS_1.0, whole genome shotgun sequence genome:
- the LOC125201943 gene encoding uncharacterized protein LOC125201943 — protein MVKQGSRSLEETWSTLQDLWLSIDQKRQNPMKYPEDMVIHDQFIQEQRLFQFLIAIDSKYESTKREIVKMEPLPSVDQAYNLVRQEETRSQVLQPGTGTTTDGIGAGFAVRGRSMPSHGSHGGSRGGSNLGGGGWNRRNDDEDKSKLVCSYCKRKKHTKESCFELIGYPEWWKRSTASLQHRHLLARPGTAAAAIGGQSGDGGNHAITTEGNREVAQARSGNKGETHGAVQPTSLTGTANFAGGTVIANWADEQMGYSKTAAGEEGYPNRGDYWAWH, from the exons ATGGTGAAACAGGGAAGTCGGTCACTAGAAGAAACATGGAGTACTCTACAAGATCTATGGTTGTCAATAGATCAAAAACGACAAAATCCCATGAAATACCCTGAAGATATGGTGATTCACGACCAATTCATCCAAGAACAAAGGTTGTTTCAATTCTTAATTGCAATTGATAGCAAATATGAATCAACCAAGAGAGAAATAGTCAAAATGGAGCCACTTCCCTCGGTTGATCAAGCTTACAACCTGGTCCGGCAAGAGGAGACGCGGTCCCAGGTTCTACAGCCAGGAACCGGAACAACCACAGATGGTATCGGCGCTGGATTCGCTGTCCGAGGGAGATCGATGCCCAGCCACGGATCTCACGGCGGTTCGCGGGGCGGCAGCAATCTCGGTGGAGGAGGCTGGAACCGACgaaatgatgatgaagataaATCGAAATTGGTGTGCTCATACTGCAAACGGAAGAAACACACCAAAGAATCTTGTTTTGAATTAATCGGATACCCAGAGTGGTGGAAGAGAAGCACGGCAAGCCTCCAGCACCGACATCTGCTCGCACGCCCTGGAACCGCGGCGGCGGCCATTGGAGGACAATCGGGGGACGGAGGAAACCATGCTATCACCACCGAGGGAAACCGAGAGGTTGCACAGGCTCGGAGCGGCAACAAAGGGGAAACTCACGGAGCAGTTCAGCCAACAAGCTTGACCGGAACGGCCAATTTCGCCGGCGGAACTGTGATAGCGAATTGGGCAGATGAACAAATGGGGTATAGTAAAACGGCGGCGGGTGAAGAAG GATATCCGAACAGGGGAGATtattgggcgtggcactga